One stretch of Aeromicrobium fastidiosum DNA includes these proteins:
- a CDS encoding glycoside hydrolase family 16 protein has product MALGTAVVQAPAEAASTPVTVKAVSSRVVPAGAMTTVVPRYSAGKNVRVLSARVDVKRGSTWVARGVRRAKVPAGTYRVTTKVSYRQRVSGKLSAKRVKRHSYTLRLTPAPVVSPAPAPSYVPPPTPAPAVTRVPAPSSLTRTSSGCYDASLVKANGTAWTCTFFDDFSGTTLDRSKWTPVETSTSGYQIGHDCFVDDPRNIAVGSGALSLTVRKLSSAQPCAGARKGDENLDHTAGSVILNDAFAQSRGRFEIRAAFPATTVAGHHSALWMFPADPTATWPMSGEIDIAEYYSRWHGRAIPYIHYGSTDPSVTNNYCFIADPTAFNTYTLEWTATTMSIAYNGQTCLTHEISDDLKLPFEGQFKLLLTQGLGVGDGEYGNVPTDKTPDIGTTKVDYVRIWK; this is encoded by the coding sequence GTGGCGCTCGGCACAGCCGTCGTGCAGGCTCCGGCGGAGGCCGCTTCAACGCCTGTCACGGTCAAGGCCGTCTCGTCCCGGGTCGTGCCCGCTGGCGCGATGACGACGGTCGTGCCGCGGTACTCCGCGGGCAAGAACGTCCGTGTCCTGTCGGCGAGGGTCGACGTCAAGCGCGGGTCCACCTGGGTCGCCCGGGGCGTCCGCCGCGCCAAGGTGCCCGCCGGCACGTACCGCGTCACCACCAAGGTGTCGTACCGCCAGCGTGTCTCCGGCAAGCTCTCGGCCAAGCGCGTCAAGCGCCACAGCTACACGCTGCGTCTCACGCCGGCCCCGGTCGTCTCTCCGGCACCGGCTCCGTCCTACGTACCGCCGCCCACGCCGGCACCTGCCGTGACGCGTGTGCCGGCCCCGTCCAGCCTGACCCGCACGAGCTCCGGCTGCTACGACGCCTCGCTGGTCAAGGCGAACGGCACTGCGTGGACCTGCACCTTCTTCGACGACTTTTCCGGCACGACCCTCGACCGGTCGAAGTGGACCCCCGTCGAGACCTCGACGAGCGGTTACCAGATCGGGCACGACTGCTTCGTCGACGACCCCCGCAACATCGCGGTCGGCAGCGGGGCGTTGTCGCTGACCGTGCGCAAGCTCAGCAGCGCGCAGCCCTGCGCCGGGGCACGCAAGGGCGACGAGAACCTCGACCACACCGCCGGGTCGGTCATCCTCAACGACGCCTTCGCGCAGTCGCGCGGACGGTTCGAGATCCGTGCCGCCTTCCCGGCGACGACGGTGGCTGGGCACCACAGTGCGCTGTGGATGTTCCCCGCTGACCCGACCGCCACCTGGCCGATGTCGGGCGAGATCGACATCGCCGAGTACTACTCGCGGTGGCACGGCCGCGCGATCCCGTACATCCATTACGGATCCACCGATCCCTCGGTCACCAACAACTACTGCTTCATCGCCGACCCCACCGCGTTCAACACCTACACGCTGGAGTGGACGGCCACGACGATGTCGATCGCGTACAACGGCCAGACCTGCCTGACGCACGAGATCTCCGACGACCTCAAGCTGCCGTTCGAGGGACAGTTCAAGCTGCTCCTGACGCAGGGTCTCGGCGTCGGCGACGGCGAGTACGGCAACGTGCCGACCGACAAGACGCCCGACATCGGCACGACCAAGGTCGACTACGTCCGCATCTGGAAGTAG
- a CDS encoding ferredoxin reductase → MTAPLIERSSALRQLRRLGKAMTTPLLPDDYLALINPLWSQRELRGRVEKVVPETENAATLVIRPGWGWTFDHAPGQYIGIGVEIDGRFHWRSYSLSSVPLVEGKTVSITVKAMPEGFLSDHLVNGLEPGTIVRLASPQGDFTVPDPPPEKMLFLVGGSGITPVMSILRTLDRRGSIPDAVLVYSARNEDDMMFVHELRVLALRYTNFTFYERFTDADGMLTADQLDDVCPDWSDRTTWACGPAGMLDAFTQHYETYGLSDQIHVERFTLAAAGGSAAGGEVTFGVGGPTVDVDGATTLLEAGEKAGVNMLFGCRMGICHTCDVPLASGRVRDLRSGDEHGEPGEYIQTCVSVAAGDCTLSL, encoded by the coding sequence ATGACCGCCCCACTCATCGAGCGATCATCGGCGCTTCGCCAGCTCCGCCGGCTCGGCAAGGCCATGACGACGCCGCTGCTGCCCGATGACTACCTGGCGCTCATCAACCCGCTGTGGTCGCAGCGCGAGCTGCGCGGTCGCGTCGAGAAGGTCGTGCCCGAGACCGAGAACGCCGCGACCCTCGTGATCCGGCCCGGCTGGGGCTGGACGTTCGACCACGCGCCCGGCCAGTACATCGGCATCGGCGTCGAGATCGACGGCCGCTTCCACTGGCGCTCCTACTCGCTGTCGTCGGTGCCGCTCGTCGAGGGCAAGACCGTCAGCATCACGGTCAAGGCGATGCCCGAGGGCTTCTTGTCCGACCACCTGGTCAACGGCCTCGAGCCGGGCACCATCGTGCGCCTGGCCTCCCCCCAGGGCGACTTCACGGTGCCCGACCCGCCACCCGAGAAGATGCTCTTCCTGGTCGGCGGCAGCGGCATCACGCCGGTCATGTCGATCCTGCGCACGCTCGACCGTCGCGGGTCGATCCCCGACGCCGTGCTCGTCTACTCCGCCCGCAACGAGGACGACATGATGTTCGTCCACGAGCTGCGGGTGCTGGCCCTGCGCTACACGAACTTCACGTTCTACGAGCGCTTCACCGATGCCGACGGCATGCTGACGGCCGACCAGCTCGACGACGTCTGCCCCGACTGGAGCGACCGGACGACGTGGGCCTGCGGCCCGGCCGGCATGCTCGACGCCTTCACGCAGCACTACGAGACGTACGGGCTGTCCGACCAGATCCACGTGGAGCGGTTCACGCTGGCCGCCGCGGGAGGCTCCGCCGCCGGCGGAGAGGTCACGTTCGGCGTCGGCGGACCGACGGTCGACGTCGACGGTGCCACCACGCTGCTCGAGGCCGGCGAGAAGGCCGGCGTCAACATGCTCTTCGGCTGCCGCATGGGCATCTGCCACACCTGCGACGTCCCCCTGGCCTCCGGCCGCGTGCGCGACCTGCGCAGCGGCGACGAGCACGGCGAGCCCGGCGAGTACATCCAGACGTGCGTGTCGGTCGCGGCCGGCGACTGCACGCTCTCCCTCTAG
- a CDS encoding aldo/keto reductase → MERVQLGDSDLEVSEIILGCMSYGDPGRGTHAWSLPEDESRPFIRQALEAGITTFDTANMYSDGSSEEIVGRALADFARREDVEIATKVFFPMDGDPDSGGLSAAAIAQQIDDSLRRLGTDYVDLYQIHRWDPAVPIEETMEALDLVVRSGKARFIGASSMWAWQLAQAQHAADLNGWTPFVSMQDQYNLVQREDEREMHPFCLDEGIGVIPWSPLARGRLTRDWDDVSTERSGSDHVTQKYYRQAEDSDRAIADAVGAIADAREVSRAQVALAWVRQQEVVTAPIVGATKPLHLDDAVASIDLVLDADELAALEDPYVPRLPEF, encoded by the coding sequence ATGGAACGCGTGCAGCTGGGCGACAGCGACCTCGAGGTCTCCGAGATCATCCTCGGCTGCATGAGCTACGGCGATCCGGGCCGCGGCACGCACGCCTGGTCGCTGCCCGAGGACGAGAGCCGGCCCTTCATCCGGCAGGCCCTCGAGGCCGGCATCACGACGTTCGACACCGCCAACATGTACTCAGACGGCTCCAGCGAGGAGATCGTCGGTCGCGCTCTCGCCGACTTCGCGCGTCGCGAGGACGTCGAGATCGCGACCAAGGTGTTCTTCCCGATGGACGGCGACCCCGACTCGGGTGGCCTGTCGGCCGCGGCGATCGCCCAGCAGATCGACGACAGCCTGCGCCGTCTCGGCACCGACTATGTCGACCTCTACCAGATCCACCGCTGGGACCCCGCCGTCCCGATCGAGGAGACGATGGAGGCCCTCGACCTCGTCGTGCGGTCGGGCAAGGCGCGGTTCATCGGGGCGTCGTCGATGTGGGCGTGGCAGCTCGCGCAGGCGCAGCACGCGGCCGACCTCAACGGGTGGACGCCGTTCGTGTCGATGCAGGACCAGTACAACCTCGTGCAGCGCGAGGACGAGCGCGAGATGCACCCGTTCTGCCTCGACGAGGGCATCGGCGTCATCCCGTGGAGCCCGCTGGCCCGCGGCCGCCTGACCCGCGACTGGGACGACGTCAGTACCGAGCGCAGCGGGTCCGACCACGTCACGCAGAAGTACTACCGCCAGGCCGAGGACTCCGACCGGGCCATCGCGGACGCGGTCGGCGCGATCGCTGACGCCCGCGAGGTGTCCAGGGCGCAGGTCGCCCTGGCGTGGGTGCGGCAGCAGGAGGTCGTCACCGCGCCGATCGTCGGTGCCACCAAGCCCCTTCACCTCGACGACGCCGTCGCGTCGATCGACCTGGTGCTGGACGCCGACGAGCTCGCGGCCCTCGAGGATCCGTACGTGCCGCGTCTGCCGGAGTTCTGA
- a CDS encoding GGDEF domain-containing protein, with the protein MELKLARPREWLLGLPPLTAVTAAMYGAGSALLVVGLLTWEPNKNPRWVIGTLAAVSLVFLVWTLVRGARLTTTEALVMSGIKLFTIGGLTWTTHLMLGAFANGTVLPIAGIYTVWFLHPVVGRVVLYAGIAWWSAAIVQHGDSTVVPFAASIVVQSVVASEVFARIKHRMDRVARTDPLTDTLNRRGITEVLDRELGRSRRRQVPVSVIAVDLDGLREVNNTFGHRAGDDLLVSITRHWLGAVRRNDTIGRTGGDEFLLVLPETTLEQAGTMAHRLAEASPGSWSFGVAMAKPDDTVESMLERADRRLYAAKSERRVA; encoded by the coding sequence ATGGAACTGAAGTTGGCGCGGCCGAGGGAGTGGCTGCTGGGACTGCCGCCTCTGACGGCGGTCACTGCTGCGATGTACGGGGCCGGCTCGGCGCTGCTCGTCGTGGGTCTGCTGACCTGGGAGCCCAACAAGAACCCGCGCTGGGTCATCGGCACGCTGGCGGCGGTCTCCTTGGTCTTCCTGGTGTGGACGCTGGTGCGCGGCGCACGCCTCACGACGACCGAGGCGCTCGTGATGTCGGGCATCAAGCTGTTCACGATCGGTGGCCTCACGTGGACGACCCACTTGATGCTCGGTGCCTTCGCCAACGGCACCGTGCTGCCGATCGCGGGCATCTACACCGTGTGGTTCCTCCACCCCGTCGTCGGTCGCGTCGTCCTCTACGCGGGCATCGCGTGGTGGTCGGCGGCCATCGTGCAGCACGGTGACTCCACGGTCGTGCCGTTCGCCGCCTCGATCGTCGTGCAGAGCGTCGTGGCCTCCGAGGTCTTCGCGCGGATCAAGCACCGCATGGACCGCGTGGCCCGCACCGACCCCCTCACCGACACGCTCAACCGGCGGGGCATCACCGAGGTGCTCGACCGCGAGCTCGGGCGATCGCGTCGCCGACAGGTGCCCGTCTCGGTCATCGCGGTCGACCTCGACGGGCTGCGCGAGGTCAACAACACCTTCGGCCACCGCGCCGGCGACGACCTGCTGGTCTCGATCACGCGGCACTGGCTCGGTGCCGTTCGCCGCAACGACACCATCGGGCGCACGGGCGGTGACGAGTTCCTGCTCGTCCTGCCCGAGACCACGCTCGAGCAGGCCGGGACCATGGCCCACCGGCTGGCCGAGGCGTCGCCCGGCTCGTGGTCGTTCGGTGTCGCGATGGCCAAGCCCGACGACACGGTCGAGTCGATGCTCGAACGGGCCGACAGACGCCTGTACGCCGCCAAGAGCGAGCGTCGCGTCGCCTGA
- a CDS encoding dienelactone hydrolase family protein translates to MSSETILITVPDGTAEAYVSRPDEADHPGVLLHADAIGLRPQIEQMADHIASWGYVVMAPHVFYRDGSAADLAPTADLTRPGAREEFFVGAMQRVRALTPDRSDHDLDAYLDALLRLDGVSGGRVGMTGYCIGGRLAVRAAGLRPDVIAAAAAFHPGGLVTDEPDSPHRVVARASAEILVGHADQDSSNPAEAVAIFESALAAAGLTFTSAIYPGAPHGFTMADTSSYDDAGAERHYVELRALLERTLPA, encoded by the coding sequence ATGAGCAGCGAGACGATCCTCATCACGGTCCCCGACGGCACTGCCGAGGCGTACGTCAGCCGGCCCGACGAGGCCGACCACCCCGGCGTGCTGTTGCACGCCGACGCGATCGGACTGCGACCGCAGATCGAGCAGATGGCCGACCACATCGCCTCGTGGGGCTACGTCGTCATGGCACCGCACGTCTTCTACCGCGATGGCTCCGCGGCCGACCTGGCACCGACGGCCGACCTGACCCGGCCGGGGGCCCGAGAGGAGTTCTTCGTCGGCGCCATGCAGCGGGTGAGAGCCCTGACGCCCGACCGCTCCGATCACGACCTCGACGCGTACCTCGACGCACTGCTGCGGCTGGACGGCGTGTCGGGCGGTCGGGTCGGCATGACGGGGTACTGCATCGGCGGGCGCCTGGCCGTCCGGGCCGCCGGTCTGCGTCCCGACGTGATCGCCGCGGCGGCCGCCTTCCACCCCGGCGGACTCGTCACCGACGAGCCGGACAGCCCGCACCGGGTCGTCGCCCGGGCATCCGCCGAGATCCTGGTCGGTCATGCCGACCAGGACTCGTCCAACCCGGCGGAGGCCGTCGCGATCTTCGAGTCCGCCCTCGCGGCGGCAGGCCTCACCTTCACGTCGGCGATCTACCCGGGCGCACCGCACGGCTTCACGATGGCCGACACCTCGTCGTACGACGATGCAGGTGCAGAGCGTCACTACGTCGAGCTGCGGGCGCTGCTCGAGCGGACGCTGCCGGCCTGA
- a CDS encoding CsbD family protein, whose product MGLGDKISNAAEDAKGKIKEATGKATDDESLEAEGKGDQTKSDLKSAGENVKDAFKH is encoded by the coding sequence ATGGGACTCGGAGACAAGATCAGCAACGCGGCCGAAGACGCCAAGGGCAAGATCAAGGAAGCCACCGGCAAGGCGACCGACGACGAGTCGCTCGAGGCCGAGGGCAAGGGCGATCAGACCAAGTCCGACCTGAAGAGCGCCGGCGAGAACGTCAAGGACGCCTTCAAGCACTGA
- a CDS encoding aldo/keto reductase, producing the protein MTSTLSATPSGTFQLGGDLPVTRLGYGAMQITGDGVWGEPRDRAEAVAVLRRAVELGVTFFDTADSYGPDVSEQIIREALHPYADDVVIATKAGLTRTGPGEWVPVGRPAYLKQQVELSLRKLGLERIDLIQLHRIDRDVPLADQVGALKELQDAGKVRHIGLSEVDVADLQEAQKTAEIVSVQNLFNLTDRSAEPLLDHVTAEGIAFIPWFPLATGGLVKDGGPLEKLAAEHHATPSQLALAWLLKRSPVMLPIPGTSTISHLEDNIGAAAIELSDAEHEALTNAV; encoded by the coding sequence ATGACGTCGACACTTTCTGCCACCCCGTCCGGCACCTTCCAGCTCGGCGGAGACCTGCCCGTCACGCGTCTGGGCTACGGCGCGATGCAGATCACCGGCGACGGCGTGTGGGGCGAGCCCCGCGACCGCGCCGAGGCGGTCGCGGTGCTGCGGCGCGCGGTCGAGCTCGGCGTCACGTTCTTCGACACGGCCGACTCGTACGGTCCCGACGTCTCCGAGCAGATCATCCGCGAGGCGCTGCACCCGTACGCCGACGACGTCGTCATCGCGACCAAGGCCGGCCTGACGCGGACCGGTCCCGGCGAGTGGGTGCCCGTGGGGCGTCCCGCCTACCTCAAGCAGCAGGTCGAGCTGAGCCTGCGCAAGCTGGGCCTCGAGCGGATCGACCTCATCCAGCTGCACCGCATCGACCGCGACGTGCCGCTGGCCGACCAGGTCGGCGCGCTGAAGGAGCTGCAGGACGCCGGCAAGGTGAGGCACATCGGTCTCAGCGAGGTCGACGTCGCCGACCTGCAGGAGGCGCAGAAGACCGCCGAGATCGTGTCGGTCCAGAACCTGTTCAACCTGACCGACCGGTCGGCCGAGCCGCTGCTCGACCACGTCACGGCCGAGGGCATCGCCTTCATCCCGTGGTTCCCGCTGGCGACCGGCGGCCTGGTCAAGGACGGCGGACCCCTCGAGAAGCTCGCTGCCGAGCACCATGCGACCCCGTCGCAGCTGGCCCTGGCCTGGCTGCTCAAGCGGTCGCCGGTGATGCTCCCGATCCCCGGCACGTCGACGATCTCGCACCTCGAGGACAACATCGGCGCAGCCGCGATCGAGCTGAGCGACGCCGAGCACGAAGCCCTGACCAACGCCGTCTGA
- a CDS encoding fatty acid desaturase family protein translates to MAFSDVREYTHLTDEEVEAIGAELDEIRREVEASRGQADRDYILRTITLQRRLAAAGRITLFASFFPPAWLLGTALLGSAKILENMELGHNAMHGQWDWMNDPEIHSSNWEWDTTQPAEQWKHSHNYIHHQFTNVLGHDNDIGYGILRMSRDQKWHPVNLGQPVYNALLALFFEWGVALHDLDIEAIRKGEKDPELLKKQLKQIGNKVGKQSLKDYVMYPALTGPFFLQTLTANFTANIIRNIWTHGIIFCGHFPDGAVHFTEEELEDETRAEWYLRQMLGSANFNGGKLLHIMSGQLGYQIEHHLFPDLPSNRYAAISVKVKDLCARYDIPYTTGPLYKQYGQTLRTILKLSLPNRRTSDNPAPVPERAQRRLRDDQRPTRRSELGKWSGAASV, encoded by the coding sequence ATGGCGTTCTCAGACGTCCGTGAGTACACCCACCTGACCGACGAAGAGGTCGAGGCGATCGGTGCCGAGCTCGACGAGATCCGGCGCGAGGTCGAGGCCTCACGCGGCCAGGCCGATCGCGACTACATCCTGCGCACCATCACGCTGCAGCGTCGCCTCGCGGCCGCTGGACGCATCACGCTGTTCGCGAGCTTCTTCCCGCCCGCATGGCTGCTCGGCACGGCCCTGCTGGGCTCGGCCAAGATCCTCGAGAACATGGAGCTCGGCCACAACGCGATGCACGGCCAGTGGGACTGGATGAACGATCCCGAGATCCACTCGTCCAACTGGGAGTGGGACACGACCCAGCCCGCCGAGCAGTGGAAGCACTCGCACAACTACATCCACCACCAGTTCACCAACGTGCTCGGCCACGACAACGACATCGGCTACGGCATCCTGCGCATGTCGCGCGACCAGAAGTGGCACCCCGTCAACCTCGGCCAGCCGGTCTACAACGCGCTGCTGGCCCTGTTCTTCGAGTGGGGCGTCGCGCTGCACGACCTCGACATCGAGGCCATCCGCAAGGGCGAGAAGGATCCCGAGCTGCTCAAGAAGCAGCTCAAGCAGATCGGCAACAAGGTCGGCAAGCAGTCGCTCAAGGACTACGTCATGTATCCCGCGCTGACCGGACCGTTCTTCCTGCAGACGCTGACGGCCAACTTCACGGCCAACATCATCCGCAACATCTGGACGCACGGCATCATCTTCTGCGGCCACTTCCCCGATGGTGCGGTGCACTTCACCGAGGAGGAGCTCGAGGACGAGACGCGTGCCGAGTGGTACCTGCGCCAGATGCTCGGCTCGGCCAACTTCAATGGCGGCAAGCTGCTGCACATCATGAGCGGGCAGCTCGGCTACCAGATCGAGCACCACCTGTTCCCCGACCTGCCCAGCAACCGCTACGCGGCGATCTCGGTCAAGGTCAAGGATCTCTGCGCGCGCTACGACATCCCCTACACGACCGGACCGCTCTACAAGCAGTACGGGCAGACGCTGCGGACGATCCTCAAGCTGTCGCTGCCGAACCGTCGCACGAGCGACAACCCGGCACCCGTGCCGGAGCGGGCACAGCGCCGCCTGCGCGATGACCAGCGCCCCACGCGGCGTTCGGAGCTGGGCAAGTGGTCGGGCGCGGCGTCGGTGTGA
- a CDS encoding MalY/PatB family protein — MRPLHPLRDLNEQLLRRRTSIKWREYPSDVLPLWVAEMDVLPPAAVTGALVAAIEAGDTGYPHGNEYAEAFAAFAADRWGWHGLDPGRTAYAADVMTGVSEAVRLVSGPGDPVVVNPPVYPPFFGFTEHAGRVVVAAPLGDDGRLELDGLDRAFGQAGAGGRRVTYLLCNPHNPTAVTHTRDELLAVASLARRHGVRVVVDEIHGPLVPTGFVPYLSLDGTEDAFVVTSASKAFNLAGAKAAVIVAGEAAAADLEQLPEIVSHGPSHLGMIAHTAALREGSAWLDAVHADLADNRRLLADLLAEHLPAVRWGGGSATYLAWLDCRDLGLGDDPAAAFLAGGKVALNSGLPFGIGGAGHVRLNFATSPTILGDAIGRMAEVVRAHRD, encoded by the coding sequence ATGCGCCCGCTGCACCCCCTCCGCGACCTGAATGAGCAACTTCTTCGCCGCCGCACCAGCATCAAGTGGCGCGAGTACCCGTCCGACGTCCTGCCGCTGTGGGTGGCCGAGATGGACGTGCTGCCGCCGGCGGCGGTCACGGGGGCGCTGGTGGCGGCGATCGAGGCCGGTGACACGGGCTATCCCCACGGCAACGAGTACGCGGAGGCGTTCGCGGCCTTCGCCGCCGACCGTTGGGGCTGGCACGGGCTCGATCCCGGTCGCACCGCGTACGCGGCAGACGTCATGACCGGTGTGTCCGAGGCCGTCCGGCTGGTGTCCGGTCCCGGGGACCCGGTCGTGGTCAACCCGCCGGTCTATCCACCCTTCTTCGGCTTCACCGAGCACGCCGGACGGGTCGTCGTCGCGGCTCCCCTGGGCGACGACGGCCGGCTCGAGCTCGACGGGCTCGATCGCGCCTTCGGGCAGGCAGGTGCCGGCGGCCGCCGCGTGACCTACCTGCTGTGCAACCCGCACAACCCGACGGCCGTCACCCACACGCGGGACGAGCTGCTGGCCGTCGCGTCGCTGGCGCGTCGGCACGGGGTGCGCGTCGTCGTCGACGAGATCCACGGCCCGCTGGTGCCGACCGGATTCGTGCCCTACCTGAGCCTCGACGGCACCGAGGACGCCTTCGTCGTGACCTCGGCGTCGAAGGCCTTCAACCTGGCCGGGGCCAAGGCCGCCGTGATCGTCGCAGGCGAGGCCGCAGCGGCCGATCTCGAGCAGCTGCCCGAGATCGTCTCGCACGGGCCCAGCCACCTCGGGATGATCGCGCACACGGCCGCCCTGCGTGAGGGCTCGGCGTGGCTCGACGCCGTCCATGCCGACCTCGCAGACAACCGCCGTCTGCTGGCCGACCTGCTGGCCGAGCACCTCCCGGCCGTCCGGTGGGGTGGCGGATCGGCCACCTACCTCGCCTGGTTGGACTGCCGAGATCTCGGTCTCGGCGACGATCCCGCAGCGGCGTTCCTGGCGGGCGGGAAGGTCGCGCTCAACTCAGGTCTGCCGTTCGGAATCGGTGGTGCGGGACACGTCCGGCTGAACTTTGCGACGTCGCCGACGATCCTCGGTGACGCGATCGGTCGGATGGCGGAGGTCGTCCGGGCCCATCGGGACTAG
- a CDS encoding esterase/lipase family protein: MTFRRISLALTALAVSLGLSAQPATAAPAPLPVPYTFLTSAVIAGLGIDADPPGANNWSCKPSAAHPRPVVLVHGLIGNKATNWQTFSPLLANNGYCVFALTYGQLPQVTTPANQVFGGLTAMEKSAAQLATFIERVKTATGSATVDILGHSEGTVVPNYYAKFLGGAKNIHSYVSIAPIWHGTDPAALDTLVRIGTPFGISGPAISLLEPYFASGPQLLAGSDFIKKMRSDGGPAVAGISYTNIVTRYDELVVPYTSGIEPGMTNLVVQDYCGLDLSEHFQIVADPVAAALVLNALDPAHPRPVPCRLVLPFVGTL; encoded by the coding sequence ATGACGTTCCGTCGCATCTCGCTGGCTCTCACCGCCCTCGCCGTGTCCCTCGGGCTCTCCGCCCAGCCGGCGACCGCAGCTCCCGCCCCCCTCCCGGTCCCCTACACGTTCCTCACCTCGGCGGTCATCGCTGGCCTCGGCATCGACGCCGATCCCCCGGGTGCCAACAACTGGTCGTGCAAGCCCTCCGCGGCGCACCCCCGACCGGTCGTGCTGGTGCACGGACTGATCGGCAACAAGGCGACGAACTGGCAGACGTTCAGCCCGCTGCTGGCCAACAACGGCTACTGCGTCTTCGCACTCACCTACGGCCAGCTGCCGCAGGTCACGACGCCGGCCAACCAGGTGTTCGGCGGGCTGACCGCGATGGAGAAGAGCGCGGCGCAGCTCGCGACGTTCATCGAGCGGGTCAAGACGGCCACGGGATCGGCGACCGTGGACATCCTGGGGCACAGCGAGGGCACCGTCGTGCCCAACTACTACGCCAAGTTCCTCGGCGGCGCGAAGAACATCCACTCGTACGTGTCGATCGCACCGATCTGGCACGGCACCGATCCGGCCGCCCTCGACACCCTGGTCAGGATCGGCACGCCCTTCGGCATCAGCGGACCCGCCATCAGCCTGCTGGAGCCGTACTTCGCCTCCGGTCCGCAGCTGCTCGCCGGCTCCGACTTCATCAAGAAGATGCGATCGGACGGCGGGCCTGCCGTCGCGGGCATCTCGTACACCAACATCGTCACGCGCTACGACGAGCTCGTCGTCCCCTACACGAGCGGCATCGAGCCGGGCATGACCAACCTCGTGGTCCAGGACTACTGCGGGCTCGACCTGTCGGAGCACTTCCAGATCGTCGCCGACCCCGTGGCCGCGGCACTCGTGCTCAACGCGCTCGACCCGGCGCACCCCCGGCCCGTCCCGTGCCGCCTGGTGCTGCCGTTCGTCGGGACGCTCTGA
- a CDS encoding lysophospholipid acyltransferase family protein, whose translation MIYGLLVLVFRMLNAVGGHRTTRVGSGRLPAAGGAVLAINHTSYVDFTYLGISARSVDRRLIRFMGKAELRRNLVVRWLMWGCRVIPVDRSAGHGAYVAAVDELRAGEVVGIYPEATISRSYEIKQLKTGAARMALEAGVPIVPCIVWGSQRIFPKGGARHLGRTRTPVMVSVGDPLPPVGTPDELTATLHASMTSLLHAVQDAYGPHPGGEPWVPARLGGSAPTLAEADALDATGR comes from the coding sequence GTGATCTACGGGCTGCTGGTGCTGGTCTTCCGGATGCTCAACGCCGTCGGCGGCCACCGGACGACACGGGTCGGCAGCGGACGCCTTCCGGCAGCGGGCGGCGCGGTGCTGGCGATCAACCACACGAGCTACGTCGACTTCACGTACCTCGGCATCAGCGCGCGGTCGGTGGACCGCCGCCTGATCCGCTTCATGGGCAAGGCCGAGCTGCGCCGCAACCTCGTCGTGCGGTGGCTGATGTGGGGCTGCCGGGTCATCCCCGTCGACCGGTCGGCCGGCCACGGCGCCTACGTCGCGGCCGTCGACGAGCTGCGGGCGGGCGAGGTCGTCGGCATCTACCCCGAGGCCACGATCAGCCGCAGCTACGAGATCAAGCAGCTCAAGACGGGCGCCGCCCGCATGGCGCTGGAGGCCGGGGTGCCGATCGTGCCCTGCATCGTGTGGGGCTCGCAGCGCATCTTCCCCAAGGGCGGGGCGAGGCACCTGGGGCGAACCCGCACGCCGGTCATGGTCTCCGTCGGTGACCCGCTGCCGCCGGTCGGCACGCCCGACGAGCTCACGGCGACGCTGCACGCGTCGATGACCTCGCTCCTGCACGCGGTGCAGGACGCCTACGGCCCCCACCCCGGCGGGGAGCCGTGGGTGCCGGCCCGACTGGGCGGGTCCGCGCCCACCTTGGCGGAGGCCGACGCGCTCGACGCCACGGGGCGCTGA